In Deltaproteobacteria bacterium CG2_30_66_27, the genomic window CGTCGCTCCCGGCCGTGCGGTGGTCAAAGACGCTCGCGGAGGACATGGCCGCCTCCGGCACGTTCCGGTCGGTGAAGTTCATCTACTCCCCTGCCGAGCAAACCGACGAGGAGATCATCGTCGAGGGCGCGCTCACCAAGGCGTACTTCACCACGATCAACGACAAGCCCGACGAGTTCGTCCTTCACCTTAAGGTCCGCAAGATGCCCGACAACACTGTCGTCCGGGAGGGCGATGTAGGAAGAATCGCGGTCGNNNNNNNNNNNNNNNNCGCCAGCTGCCTGACCTATGGAGGCTGCGTCGTCGATCGCATTCACGGGTACCTGAACGGGGTCATGCAAGGCATCTTCGCGGATGTCCGACGCGACCTCGTCCGGTCCCTCGCCCCACCACCGGTCGAGATAAAGCCTGTCACCCCGGGGCAGGAACCTCCGGAAGAGATCATCCAGGGCATCCTCGGCAAGCAGTAACCGCACTGCGCGGCAAGCGTCCGGAGGGAAGGGCATCCGGGGCTTCTCTCTCTTTCCGCCCGGCATAAAGGTGGGATCAACCTGGTTTCATTCTCCCCGGCGATCCTCTCCGACCCCCGTTTGTCCTGCCACCTCACCTACACCTGCGATCCGGTTCGGCGAATCGTCACCGTCGAACGAACCGTGGGCAAGGTAATGTCCACGCTGTGGTTCTGAATATTACGCCTGGCGAAGCGGAATCAGATCAAGGATGGATCCTTCGTCCCGGCGGAAACCAGGCGGCGGAAGGCATCATCAATCATGTGAAGGGAAAACGGGGATCAACAGCATCCATGAAAGGAGCACGAACATGACCGTCCAGGTGAATAGCCCGGCGCCGGCGTTCGAGTTGTCAGGAGTCGTGGGGAAGAAGTTCCAGGAGGTCAAACTGTCCGACTACAAGGGGAAGTGGGTCGTCCTGTTCTTCTATCCACTCGACTTCACCCCGATATGAAACTCGGAGATCCTCGAGTTCTCCCGGCGGGAGAGCGAATTCGCGGTGGAAGGCGCACAGATCCTCGGGGTCAGCACGGACAGCAAATTTTCCCACCTGGCGTGGGTCCATCAGGAACTGGGGGAGTTGAGCTACCCCCTGCTTGCCGATTTCACCAAGCAGGTTTCGAGGGAGTACGGGGTCCTGCTGGAGAAGCTCGGGGCCGCGCTGCGGGGGACGTTCCTCATCGATCCGGATGGGCTCGTCCGGGCGTACATCGTGCAGGACTTGACCGTGGGAAGGAGCGTCGACGAGATTCTGCGGCTCGTTTCCGCGCTTAAAACCGGGGAGCTGTGCCCCGTCGGCTGGCGCCCCGGGAAACCTTTTATTCCGCCAATCCCGAAAAACACCGGGAAATGATGGCGGGTCAGGCGGGGAGCTCGAACTCGCCGCGGGCGATCCGTTCCCCCATGTCGCCGTGGTCGGCCTGCGTCGGGGACGGCGAGACGACGTGCAGCACGATCATATCCGTCTTCGCCTTGACGCCCCGCCGCATCTTCCTCGGGACGACGACGAGATCCCCTTCCGTCACGTTGCGGCGCTCCTTCCCCGCGACCACCTCCCCTTCCCCGGAGACGATGTAGAGCGCGACGTGCACGTCGGGGGCGTGGACGGGGATGAATTGCCCGGCGCGGAACGTGGCCCGCACGACCTTCATCTCGGGGCTCTCGAACAGGGGGCGGGGCAGGAACCGTTTCGGGTCGAACTCCGGATCCTTCTTCGGCCTCGCGAACACGGGAACGCTCATCGTCGTACCTCCGGGAACGGGATTTCCAGGGTTCAGTCTCATCCCTTGCCCTCGACCCGTCCTTGACCGGGGTCAATCACCACCCGGAGGGCACTGGCATGTGGAAGGTGGAGTCTGAAATACCAACTTGACAACCGAATGACAGATTTGTGATGATGTCAGTATGGACTGATAATTCTGATTATTGTGTATGATTTGATATTTCTGGGAAGGAGACCGGGATGAAGAGGCAGGCAAAGGGGGGACCGTGCTGCGCGACGCCGGCGTTCGGCGGCTGCAAGGTCGAGTCGCTGGTGACCGTGGACGACCGGGGACAGATGGTTCTCCCCAAGGATCTGCGCGACAAGGCGGGAATCAGGGGGGGTGACAAGCTGGCGGTGATCGGCTGGGAAAAAGAGGGGAAGGTGTGCTGCCTCTCCCTGATCAAGGTGGAGGAGCTTAGCACCATGGTCAAGGGTGTTCTCGGTCCCATGATGGGGGACCTGCTCCTGAAAGGGTAAGCGTGGTGGTCCGCGAAACGGCAAAAGATCTGGAGGCGAGAGGATGAGCGGCAAGGAATGTTCGACCAACGGCAAGTTCCCATCGTCTCCCGGGACGGACCGGGTGTGCTGCGCCCCCCCGTCAGGGAAAACGGTCCCGTGTTGCGGAGGGGTATCGCGGTCGGAGACCGACATTCGCTACGAGGATACGTTTGTGGACGGGCAGGTGGAGACGCCGGCCGGACCGGTTCCCCGCGTCCATTCGCGGATCGGGAGATACGATGTCCTCGGCCGGTGGAGGGTGCGGTGGGGGATCGGCAGGGACCGGTACCGCGTCGCCCCGGGGCTGTACGCGCTGGGGGCTCCGGACGGGAACGCGCCCGTCCTGGTCACCGCCAACTACAAAGTGACCTTCGACTTCGTGCGCCGCGATGCGGCGGGGCTGGATGCCTGGATCCTGGTCCTCGACACCCGTGGGGTCAACGTCTGGTGCGCCGCCGGGGAGGGAACCTTCGGAACCGAAGAGGTGACCCGCAGGGTGAGGGAGACGCGTTTGTCGGAGATCGTGAGCCATCGCAGGCTCATCCTCCCGCAGCTCGGGGCGCCCGGGGTCGCCGCCCACGAGGTCCGGCAGGGGTGCGGGTTCTCCGTGGTGTACGGTCCGGTGCGAGTCCGGGACATCCGTTTCTTCCTCGAGGCCGGGATGAAGGCGACTCCCGCGATGCGGAGAGTCGTTTTCCCCACGATGGATCGGCTCGTCCTGACGCCGATCGAGATCACGGGATCGCTGCGTCCCGCGGGCTGGGCGGCGGTCGTCCTGTTCCTGCTCGCGGGTGTCGGGCCGGGAATCTTCTCCCTCGGGGCCGCATGGGAGCGGGGAGTCGCCGCCGTGGGGGCGCTCGCGGCCGGGATCGTGGCCGGCGCAGTGGTGACCCCGGTGCTTCT contains:
- a CDS encoding AbrB family transcriptional regulator — encoded protein: MKRQAKGGPCCATPAFGGCKVESLVTVDDRGQMVLPKDLRDKAGIRGGDKLAVIGWEKEGKVCCLSLIKVEELSTMVKGVLGPMMGDLLLKG
- a CDS encoding carbon monoxide dehydrogenase, with amino-acid sequence METPAGPVPRVHSRIGRYDVLGRWRVRWGIGRDRYRVAPGLYALGAPDGNAPVLVTANYKVTFDFVRRDAAGLDAWILVLDTRGVNVWCAAGEGTFGTEEVTRRVRETRLSEIVSHRRLILPQLGAPGVAAHEVRQGCGFSVVYGPVRVRDIRFFLEAGMKATPAMRRVVFPTMDRLVLTPIEITGSLRPAGWAAVVLFLLAGVGPGIFSLGAAWERGVAAVGALAAGIVAGAVVTPVLLPWLPGRAFSVKGGLAGGVLAASAVMWERGALKSPSAAALLFAMTAVSSFVAMNFTGATPFTSPSGVEKEMRRALPVQAGLTLLAGLLWIGGAFFH